AGGCGGCGATGATGGCCGAATCCGGCCCCTGTCCCGAGGCGTCGGTGATCTTTAAGGCGTAGATCTTGGCGTCCGGGGCCACGCCGCCGATATAGTCCCCCGTATCGCCGACGGTTCCGGCCACGATGCCCGCGCAGGCCGTGCCGTGGCCGTCGGTGTCCATGGGATCGGCCTTGCCCTCGCCGGTGTCGTAGCCGCCGATGACCTTGGCGTTGGAGGCCAGGGGAGCAGCCCCCAGATAGGTGTTCATGTAGTCCACGCCCGTATCGACGATGGCCACGGCCACGCCCTGGCCGGAATACTCAGACCGGGTGGCGCTGGCCCCCATAAGCGGGATGCCCTGGCGCAACTGCGGCTTGTTCATGCGGTCCTGCCGCACGAAGGCCACGGCGTCGTCGGCCAAAAGGCCCTGCAACTGGGCGGCGGTCAGGGTGGCTGCAAAGGCGGGCATATAGTCGAAACGCCGGGTGACGTCCCCGGTGTCGGCAGCCTTTTTGCGGTTTAAAAATCCGTCCAGCACCGCCGCCACCTCGCTACGGCGCGCGGATTTGCCCGCCTCGGAGTCCAGGGCGACTCCCTTTTTCGTGGTGGCCGGTTCGGCCAGCATGACAATAAACCGGGCCGTCTCCTGGCCGTTCTTGAATGCCGCCAGGGCGTTGCCGGAAGAAACCAGTTTTGCGTTCGCCCCGACGGACGCCAGAATACCGGCATCTGTTTCCGCAGCCCTGCCGACTCCGGAAGACAGGGAGACAGACAGCAAAAAGACCACCACGGATAAAACGAGGCAAAAACGCCTGGGGGAATGAACTCTCATGTGCTCTCCTTTTGCTTTCATGAACACGTGGCCCATTGTCTCAAAACACTCGGATAGACATTCCAATTCGTCAAACAAGAGTCGGACACGGGCGAACCTTCCCTTCCCACCCACGCCACTGACGCCGCCGTCCTTACCCCTCGTCTATCATCGCTTGCAGCACGCGTCCATTGCGTAGAGCAACGGCAGGGGATGCGTTTTCATCCCCTTGCACAACGGCAAAAAAAAAGCCAGCGCCCCTGCACCAGCCAACCGTCCATTTCCCCTCCCCGGCTTTCGAAGATGCGCCCCGCCTCAGGGACGCCACGCACCCTGCGCGTGCTCCGCCGTCTCCGCAGGAAGGCCGCAAAGTCCCCTGGCCCACAGCCCGGGGGCGGTTCAGCCCGAGGGCAGATCCCCGGCCGCCGCCGTCTCCAGATAGTGCGAGAGCTCCCCAAGCATGGCCAGAAGCTGCGGGATGAGTTCGCCTGCGACCTGCGCATCCCCCGCCCGGGCGGCCATCTCCACCTGGTAAGACAGCTCCCGAAGCGGTTCGGCATGCATGGTGCCGCACACCCCTTTGAGGGAATGGGCCAGCCGCACAAGCTGCTCCATGTCGCCCTGCTTCGCCGCATCGGCCAGCCGCCGTACCCGTTCCGGGGTCTCCGAGACAAACACGGCCACGACCTCGTCCACAAGCTCCCGGTCATGGTCAAACCGTTCCAGCATTCTGGACAGATTGATCAGGTTCTTCCCTTCATGAATCATATCGGCAGTCCCCCTCCCATATCCCTCCGGTATCCCCGGCAGTCCGGCCATAGCCGGACGGATATCTTTCCATATCGCATATCCTGTGCCCTCGTGTTGCACAAGCAGGGCACGCGGCGCATCACTTAGAAACAAGCAGCAGATCGTAAACCTGGGCGGCGCTCCAGCCGCGCACCCGGGCCGCCACGCGCCGGGCCGTCTCCTTCGGCCGCAGTCCCTCCCGGGCCACCTCGGCCGCCACGCGGCGCACCTCGTCTGCGGGCGTGGGCTGGCCGTCGTCCATGGCCGGTCCCACCACGACCGTGAGTTCCCCCAAGACCTCCGGCGGGGCCGCCGCCAGATCCGACAGCCGCCCGGGCAAAAACTCCTCGAAGGTCTTGGTCATCTCCCGGGCCACCACGCATTCCCGCTCGCCCAGGGCGGAGAAGGCCGCCGCCAGGGTCTTGCCCAGACGGGTTTTGCGCTCGAAAAAGACCAATGTGGCCCCGGTCTGGGCGTGCTTTTCGAAAAGACGGCGGATGTCGGAGGTCTTGCGGGGCAAAAACCCAAGGAAGGTGAAAGGATAGGGCGGCAGTCCGGCGGCGCTCAGGGCTGCGGTCACGGCCGAGGGACCGGGAACCGGGGACACGGCATGCCCCGCCTCGCGGCAGGCCCGCACCAGGCGGTAGCCCGGGTCGGACAGGAGCGGCGTCCCGGCGTCGGACACCAGGGCCAGGGTCAGCCCCTGGGCCAAGAGCCCCAGCACCTGGTCCAGGCGGGCCTGTTCGTTGTGGTCGTGCAGGCTCGAAAAGCCCTTGGCGGCGAGCCCCAGACGCTTGAAGAGAAGCCCCGTGCGCCGGGTGTCCTCGGCCAGCACCACATCCGCCTCGGCCAGCACCCGGGCGGCCCGGGGGGAAAGGTCGGCCACGTCGCCAAGGGGCGTGGCCACCACAAAAAGTCGTCCTGTCGCGTCCGCGTGCACATGCCCTCCCGCATCGGCCCGCTTGCATACCATGCCGCCGTCTGAACGGGAAGCGGGACGCCTGGCCCGTCGGCCTCCTGGCAAGCCTGCGGATTTCATTCAGCCGAGGCCGTTCCCCCTGGGCTTTACCATTCCGCTCTCAGGGACTGTCCGCGCTGCGCAGACATGCACCCCGGCCCCTTCAGAACGTCGAGCCACATGGTTCCCTGAAGGGACTGCCCGCTTCCCCAAAGGCCTCCGGCCCTTGGTTTTCGTGAAAAAAAGATCAAGGCTGACTGATGAGTCTTTCCTGTGTATTTACCGTGCCACTCTGTATTTTTCTTGATTGATGCGCGATGTGCCCGGCCTCTTTGCCACGACAGATACGTGTTTTGAAATTGTAGAATTACTTGTATACATTTATCGAAACCATCGGCATCAGCCAGTTCAGCCAGGATCAGCCATGCGCCGTCCTCCGCCGACATTTTCGATGTGACCGCTTCTTCGAAATGAATATAAATTTTAAGGAGATAGCAGCGCATTTCACCCCATGACGCGCCTGTTGCACCGGTTCACGCTTCGCGTGTGAAACAGGCTCGCGCTCCGGGACGCGGCCCTGGCAAGGGGGAAAGAGGAAGGGCCTCACGCCAGGGAAAGGCCTTCGACTGATTGGGCGGGATGAAAAGCCACGGACATTTGGCGTACGGGCCTTGGCCCCGTTGCGACGGGAACGGGGTCCACGCTGAAGATGTATTTTGAAACGTGCAAGGAGGAAGACATGGCGAAAGTCGGCGTTTACGTGTGCCATTGCGGTTCGAACATCGCCGGGGTCATCGACGTTGAGGCCGTTCGGACCTTTGCCGAGACCCTGCCGGACGTGGCCGTGGCCCGCAAGGAGCTGTTCATGTGTTCGGACTCGGGCCAGGAAATGATCAAGCAGGACATCCGCGACGGCCTGGTGGACAAGGTCGTGGTGGCCGCCTGCACCCCGCGCACCCACGAGCCCATCTTCCGGGGCGCTCTTTCGGCCGGAGGGCTCAACAAATATCTCTTCGAGATGGCCAACATCCGCGACCAGGATTCCTGGGTGCATGCCCAGAATCCCGAGGGCGCAACCCAAAAGGCCAAGAGGCTGGTGGCCAGCGCCGTAGGCAAGGCCGCCAAGCTGCGTCCCCTGGAAGACAAGTACGTGGACGTGACCAAGGCCGCCCTGGTCATCGGCGGCGGCGTGGCCGGCATCTTCTCGGCCCTGGAGCTGGCCAAGATGGGCTTTACGACCTACCTGGTCGAGAAAGAGCCCTCCATCGGCGGGGTCATGGCCATGCTGGACAAGACCTTCCCCACCAACGACTGTTCGGCCTGCATCCTGACCCCGGTCATGGTCGAGGCCGGAAACCATCCCAACCTCGAGCTTCTGACCTATTCCGAGGTCGAGGACGTGGACGGCTACATCGGCAACTTCAACGTGAAGGTCCGCCGCAAGCAGGCCTACGTCGACTGGGCCAAGTGCACCGGCTGCGGGGCCTGCGCCGAAAAGTGCCCCTCGAAAGTGCCCGACGAGTTCAACATGGGCCTGTCCAACCGCAGGGCCGCCTACATCCATTTCCCCCAGGCCGTGCCCAAAAAGGCCGTGGTGGACATGGCCCACTGCAAGAGCTGCGGCGGCCGTGCGATCGGAACCGAGCCCAAGATCAGCGAAAAAACCGGCAAGCCCATCCTGGCCCCCTGCGAAAAGGCCTGCCCGGCCGACGCCATCAACCGCACCCTGAAGTGGGATCCGGCGGGAGAGATCAAGGAGATCAAGGTCGGGACCATCGTGGTGGCCACCGGTTTCCAGGTCATGGACAAGGGCTGGTTCAAGGAGATGGCCCCGGACAACAAAAACGTCATCACGGCGCTGCAGATGGAGCGCCTGATCTCGGCCACCGGCCCCACCGGCGGCAAGCTCCTGCGCCCTTCCGACAACCAAAAGCCCCACACCCTGACCTTCGTGTCCTGCGTGGGATCGCGCGACGAAAAACACCACACCTACTGTTCGCGGGTGTGCTGCATGTACATGATCAAGCAGGCCCGGCTCATCAAGGAGAAATATCCGGACCTAAACATCTACATGCACTTCATCGACGTGCGTTCTCCGGGCAAGGACTACGACGAATACTACACCGGCGCGCGCCGCATGGGCATCAACATCCTGCGCGGCAAGGTGGGCGGCCTGGAAGTGCTTCCCGGCGACAACCTGCGGGTTCTGGCCTACGACCTGGATGCCGGTTCCCCCGTGGAATACGAGTCCGACCTGGTGATCCTGGCCACGGCCATGGAGCTGCCGCCCGCCACCAAGAAGCTGGCCCAGACCCTGGGGCTGCAGTTCTGCGGCTCAGGCTTCTTCAAGGAACTGCATCCCAAGCTGGGGCCTGTCGAGACCGCCACCGAGGGCATCTTCCTGGCCGGGTGCTGCCAGGGCCCCAAAGACATCCCGGACACCGTGTCCCAGGCCAAGGGCGCGGCCGCAGCCGCAGCCGTGCCGCTGTGCCAGGGCCGGGTGAAAATCGAGCCCACCATCTCCGAGGTGCAGACCGAAAAGTGCAGCGGCTGCGGCATCTGCGTGCCCCTGTGTCCCTACAATGCCATCAGCCTCAAGCTTCACGCCGAAAAGCCCCGGGCGACCATCGACATCACCCAGTGCAAGGGCTGCGGCGTGTGCACGGCGGCCTGTCCCTCGGCGGCCATCGTGCTGCACGGCTACGAGGAAGGCCAGATATTTGCCCAAATCGCGGCCCTGACCGCCTAAGGAGGGAGTTTCATGCCCGCAATCATTCTCGACAGCGAAAAGATAAAGGATTCCGTCAGGCGGATCATGGATCTCGGCGGCACGGGCGTCCTCAAATGCGTCCAGTGCGGGGCGTGTTCCGCCGTGTGTCCCGGGGTCAAGGCCGGATTTCCGGTCCTGTGCCGCATGCTCATCAAAAAGCTCCTGGAAGGACAGTTCGAGGAGCTGGTGGAGGAGACCTCCACCTGGGGCTGCCAGGCCTGCAACCGGTGTACCGAGGTCTGTCCCCAGGGCGTGCGGCCCCAGGAAGTGGTCTTTGCCTATCGCCGCTATCAGGCCAGCGAGCTGGCCTTTTCCTCCTCCGCCACCACCAGCCAGATGAACCTCTACGGCACGGGCCACGCCGTGTTCACCGAGGCCGGGCCACTGCGCGAAAAGGTGGGCCTGCCCGCCAAGGCACCCACCTCGGCCTATGACGAGAAGGCCCAGAAGGAAATCCAGACCCTGCTCGACGACAGCCCCATGGGCGAACTGGGCCTGTTCTAGCCAACGCGACACTGCCAGAAGGAGATGTGGCAATGGAAAAATACGGACTCTATCTGGGATGCAACATCCCGTTCAAAGCGCCGGACATCGAACAGTCCTTCCGCAAGGTCTTTCCGGCGCTGGGCATCGAGGTCACGGACCTCCCCGGCGCGGGCTGCTGTCCGGCCTGGGGCACGGCCCCGTCCTTCGACCTGACCACCTGGTGCACGGTCTCCGGCCGCAACATCACCATCGCCGAGGATCTCGGCGTGCCGATCATGACCGGCTGCAACAGTTGCTTCGGCGTCCTCAGCGAGGCCAAGCACTTCATCGAGGCCGACGCCTCCCGCAAAAAGATCGTCAACGAAAAGCTTGGGGCCATCAATCGCGAGTTTAGGGGCACAAGCGACATCTACCACATCTCCCATGTCCTGCATGACACGGTGGGAGTGGAGAAAATCAAGGAAAGCCTGAAGTACAGCCTGGACGGCATGACGATTGCGGTGCAGCCCGGCTGCCACATCCTGTGGCCGTCGGACGTCTACCATGTGAAGGAAAAAAACTCGTTTTTCCCCACCCAGCTTAAAGAGTTGGTCGAGGCGCTGGGTGCCTCCGCGCCGCACTATTCGCGCCTGGAGGCCTGCTGCGGCATGGGCGGCATGCGCTCCACGGACGTTGAAAAATCCCTGGAACTGTTCAAGACCAAGATTTTGTCCATCAAGGAAGAGCTCGATCCAGACTGCATCGCCACCACCTGCTCCTCCTGCTTTCTGCAGTTCGACATGTCGCAGAAGACCCTCAAGGAGCGCGGCGAAATCGATTTTGAAATACCGGTCTTCTACTACACCCAGCTGCTGGCCCTGGCCATGGGATTCGACCCGGCCAACGTCGCGGCCATAAGCGTCACCCCCCGCGACGCCGTCATCGCCGAGATCCAGAGCGAAACCCGCAAGGTCAAGGAGGAGGAACACTCATGACCTATCCGCCCAACATCATCGGATTCGCCTGCCCATGAGGCCCTCCGCCGTTCAGGCCGCCTCGCATTCGCCGAAAAAACGGGGGACCGGCCGCAACCGATCCCCCGCGAAGCACGAGCTGAAACCATCCGACCGTCACCGGTCAGAGTCATCCCATACTACCAAGAACGACGGGGCGGACGGCCGTCGCCACCGCCGCCGCCGGGACGGCGCGGAGCGCGCTCCTGGGCCTCGTTGACCCGCAGGTTGCGGCCCTGGAAGGGCTTGCCGTCAAGGGCCTCGACGGCCGAAGAGGCGCCCTGGTCATCCATCTCAACAAAGCCGAAGCCACGGGCGCGGCCGGTCTCGCGGTCGCTGATGAGGCTGACGGAGATAACTTCGCCGTAAGGGGAGAAATGGTCGCGAACATCGTCTTCAGAGCAGGTAAAAGGCAGATTTCCGACATACAGCTTCTTGGACATGGGTGTGACTCCTTCGGTTTTCGCATGCTTCTCATGGGATTTGGAGCCAGGATCGTACCATGGTCCAAGATTCGACAAGAATCATGTCATTGGGTTACTTGCGGGTTCTGGGGACATGCCCTCCCGCGGGCCTAAAAGGGAACGTCGTCCATACCGGAGGCCTCGGACGGGAAGGCCGGGCCGAGATCGTCGTCCCGACGGGGCGCGGGGCGCGTGGCCTGTCGGCCACCCTCCCCTTGCCGCTCCTGACGCGGCTGGCCGCCGTACTCGCCCGGAGGCGCGTCGGCGGTTTGGGCGCGGTCCAACCCCTGTACCGTGTGACCGGGGCTCGTAACCACGACCTCGGTCGTGTAGCGGTCCTGTCCGTCCTGGCCCTGCCATTTCCGGGTGCGTAGCGCCCCTTCGATGTACACCAACCGACCCTTGGACAGATAGTTGCCGCAAAATTCCGCAGAGCGGCCGTATACGGCCACTCGATGCCATTCAGTCTTTTCCACCTTGTTCCCATCGCGATCACGATAGGATTCATCCGTGGCCAGATTGAAGTTGGCCACGGGGCTGCCCGAGGGGAGGTAGGTCAGTTTTGGGTCCTGGCCGAGGCGGCCAATAAGAATCACTTTATTCAGACTTCCGGCCATGCCGATTCCTCCGGGCAACAAATAGGATGTAATTTAAACAAGAATAGAAACGAGGTCAACCCAGTCCCCGCTCCAGTTCCGATAAAGCGTCCTCTATGGCATAGCTGAGGGAATCGGCTGCCTGCGGATTCCTGGAGGCCAGGGCCTCGTCCAGTTTCCGGGCCGACTCGGCCACGGCGCGGATGCCCGGCCTGGGATCGAAGCCGCCCGAGACCGCGATATCGTCCAGGCGTACCCGGTCTTCAAGCGTCGCCACCAGTTCCAGGACGCCCGGGCCCTCCGGGGAAGGCGTCGCCTCCAGGGGATAGGCCAGCCGCACGAGTTGCGGCCAGGCCTTTTTGACCTTTGCGGGGTCGGCGGTTACGGCCGATACGCGAATTTGCAAAAATGCGCCCACGCGACCTCCTTCACGGTCAATTGCGTTCTTCCCAATCGCTGTGCACCCGGTTGACCACGTCCTGGATGAGCCCCGTCTGGCTTCCGGGACACACCCCGATAAGCGGTTGACCGGCCTCCACGTTGTCGTCGTGCTGGAAATAAATGGCGTAGATGATGCCCTCGGGGCCGTCGTAGGCCAGGGGCTTCTCGCGCTTCATACGCGAGACGATGAAAAGCTCCATGCCCGGCTTGACCGTGACCGCCCGGCATCCGCCGGACTTGACCTTGATGTCCACGCTGGGGATGAAATAGTACTTGGCCCGCTCCGGCGCGCAAAACAGGTGCAACACACGCTTTAAGATCGCGGCCACCACCTCGTCCTTGGTCAGGTAATGGCGCAGGACCATAAGCGGCGTCCCGGCCTCCACGAAAGCGCCGCTGAGCTCCAGGTGGATGGTCGCCACCTCGCCGCTGACCAGGGCGTGCAGGGGTTTGACGTTGCGCTCCCGGGTGATGCTGGCCAAAAGCGTGCCCGGTTTTTCCAGGTAGGTTCCCGAGGGGGCCGTCACCTTGCCCCCGGGCGCCTTGACCTCGAAGGTCACGATCCCGGTGTGCGGGGCCTTGATCTCGATCTCCTCGTAGGGAGCGGCCTTTATCTCTTCCAGGACGGACTTGACGTCGATCATCTTCGCCCTCCTTCCCGGGCGCTAGTCCGGCACATGCCCGGACACCCACGGCTCGCGCCTCCGCCCGCCGCGCAGGCGGCGGCCGAAGGCCTGTTACCGGTAATAAAGATTGCGCCCGCCGATGGTCATAAGCGCGTTCTTGAGGTTCTTTCGGACCTCGCGGCGATCCCAGATGCCCTGGACGTGTCCCCGGGTCAGGGCCTGGTAGGCGTTGTGATAGTTGGGGGGGATGTCGATGCCGGTGGTTTCCTTGATGACGCCGGGGCCTGCAAACCCGATGTTGGAGGAGCGCACGGCGAACTGGTAGGGCGAACAGCCCAGGAAGCTGGCCACCGGCCCGGCGTAGGAATTGGTGTCGTAGAGCACGATGTACAGCCCCCCGGCCTCAATGTAGCGCCGCACGGCCATGGTCACCCGGGGCATCTGGATGAGCCCGTTTAGGCTCTCCTGAATGCGGATGCCGGCCGTGCCGTGGACGTAGGCCAGGAAGGGATAGTGCCTTTTGCGGGCCCGGGCCAGGGCCCGAATGAATTTCTCGCCCTCGGCCGCGCCCACGGTGCCGCCGCGAAACGGGGCGATGAGCACCGCCACCACCATTTTTTTGCCGTCGATCCGGGCCTCGTAGGTCAGGCAGGAGCTTTTCTTGCCGGTCTTTTTCTTGGCCGCCTCAAGCTTCTCCGGAAACCCCGGGTAGTCCAGGGGATTTCCGGCCTCGATCTCGGCATTGAATTCGTGCAGGGAGTCGACGTCGAAGACATTATGGAGATACCATTGGTATTCCATGGGAAAATGGTGTCCGCAATGGCTGCACACCCCGGCGAAGTCGCCGAAAAGATCCGGGGCCCACAGGTCCGGGCAGCCGCTTTGCTTCATGTTGGGGCAGGTCACGGCCCGATCCTCGCGGGCCCGGGGGCTGATGTAGCTCCACCCCCAGTCCTCCAGGCAGGCCCCGAGCTCCGGCTGGGAGAGTTCCGTGAGCATGCGGCTTTTCTCCGCATCGCACACGGGCGCCCCCGACCGGCGGGTCATTTTCCGAATGGGGCCGGACATCTTGTCCACCACCACCCGGAGTTCCCCCTCGACCTCGCCCAGGGCCTTGGACAGGCGTTTCTCCTGCTTGCCTAAAAAATCGTAACGCAAGAAGGAATAGCCTGACCACACCGCGCCTTGCACCTTGGCGTACAGGCGCGAGGCCGGGGTCCGGCTGTCCACGAAGGCGTTCTCGGCCATGCACCGGTATTTGCGGTACCGACGCCACAAAAGCCGCTCGGCGGCGGCCTCGTCCACGGACCAGCGCACGTACATGCTCTCGGCGTCGGCCGGGGACACGTCCTTGTGGCGGCCCAGGACCATGGCCCGGAACAGCTTCATCCCGGCGATGCTCAAAAAGACCTGGTCCGTGGCCCGGATGATCTCCTGGCGCAGGTTCTTGAAGAAATCGTAGTGGTAGGGCCGGGCCCCCAGGTGGGGCTCCTGGATGATCCGATCCACATACCCCATGGACAGGTTGTCTTTGGCGGTCATCTTCAGCCGCGACGCGCAGGCCCCGATGAGTTCCGGCGGCACGCGCTGTCCCTGGCGGGTGCCGGCCTCGATGGCCGCCGCGCCCTCGGGGGAGATGACCGAATAGTAGCCGTGGGAAAACATGAGCCGGGCGTCGGACAGGCCGATGGCCTCGGCCCCGCCGGAACCGCCTTCGGAAATGACGCTGACCACCGGCACCTTGAGCCCGGCCATCTCATAGAGATTGCGGGCGATCTGCTGGGCCGCGCCGGGATAGTCCTCCACGGGGAAGGCCCCGGGCGTGGACACGAAGGTGTGGATGGGGATTTTCTCGGTCTCGGCGACCTTCATGTACTGCAAGGCCTTGGCGTTGCCCCAGGGCTTGACCGAGCCGCCGTTGCGAAACTCCTGCCCGTGCCCCTTTTCCTGGCCGATGACCATGACCGGCTGGTGGTGGACCTTGTCCCCCCGGCGGCGGGTGATGTAGGCCCGGGCGATGAGCATGCTGGGGTCGATGCTGTATTCGTCCTGGCCGCCGATCTCGGTGTAGTTGTCGTAGACGTTTTCCAGGATGTCCTTGAGGCTGACGCGCTGGGGGTGGCGCACGATGCGCACCACGTCCATGGCGGAAAGCTCGGCGTCGAGCTTTTTCTCCAGGAAGACGAACAGATCTTCAAGCTGCTGCAAAAGCCTGGCCGCCTCCTGGGGGGAGGCCAATCTTTCGCGTTCCCCAAATTCCCGAAGCTTCGATTCCAAGAGGGTGATGTTGGCGTTTTCCCTGGAACCGAAAATATCCCGTATGTATCCCAGCCGCTCGGACAACTCGGCGATGCGTTTCTCCGTATCCATATGTCCCGTCTTCGTACCTGCGCGCTGTTGCAGCCGGGGGTGTTCCCGGCCTGCCGCCGCCGTCGATGGTGTCTTTTTTAAAAATGAAGAAGTGCGGCGGTTTTGTCCCGTAAAAAAGAGACGTTGGACCGCAGGGGCGCTCCCGCCTGGTCCTCGCCCGTAAGAATTATGTCGTCCAAAAAGGACACCCCACGGGCCTTGGCGTCGGCCAGATCGCGGCCCCAGACGATGGCCAGGGCCAGATTGGGATCATATTCCGTGGGGATCATATAGGACGCATCCCCCGGGATATGCGAGTGAAATTTCAGCCATGGCTGCGCCTTGGGCGTGAACCGGTCGATGCGCCCCACCCAGGGCGTGAAACGGTTGGCCGGATCCTCGGCGATGATCCGGTATTCGATGCCCACACCCTCAAACGTGATGTCCTTTTGATCATAGCCAAGGCTGTCGCCCAAGGCCAGCCGAATCTGCTCGGCGATGATATCCACCCCGTCCCGGCCGCGAATCCGGGCGATGGCCGCAGAAACCCCGTTTTCCACCTGGATGCGGGTGTTGACCTCCATGAGGAAGGGCTGCCCCGTGGGGGAGACGATCCACTCCCAGGTGCCCACGTTGTCGTAGCCGACCTCCCGGGCCATGGCCAGGGAGAAGGACACGATGTCGTCCATCACCTTTTTGGCGTTGAAGGCGTAATGGATCTCCTCGGGCCGAAATCCCGGGGCCACCTCAATGCGTTTCTGGCGACCCGTGGACTGCACCGAGCAGTTGCGGGTGCCGAAATGCATGATGCCCTTGCCCGTGCGGTCGGCCACGATCTGGACTTCCAGGTGGTTGAAGTCGAAGATGCGCTGCTCGATCAAGACGCCCTCGTCGTGGAACTGGCGCTTGGCGTAGTTGCGCACCCGGCGATAGACCGTCTTGAACTGGTCGATGTCGTGGATTTCCTCGATGCCCATGCCGCCGCCCCCGGCCGAGGCCTTGACCAGGACCACGGAATTCTCCACGCCCTGTTCGGCCTGGAAGGCGAACAGCGTCTCGGCGATCTCCTCGGCCTCCAGTTCGTCATAGACCGGCCGGTCCGAGCCGGGCACGGTGGGGATGGACAGGCTGCGGGCCAGGCGTTTGGTGTTGATTTTGTCGCCCAGGGACCGGATGATGCGCCAGGACGGGCCGACAAAGA
Above is a genomic segment from Desulfolutivibrio sulfodismutans DSM 3696 containing:
- a CDS encoding S8 family peptidase → MRVHSPRRFCLVLSVVVFLLSVSLSSGVGRAAETDAGILASVGANAKLVSSGNALAAFKNGQETARFIVMLAEPATTKKGVALDSEAGKSARRSEVAAVLDGFLNRKKAADTGDVTRRFDYMPAFAATLTAAQLQGLLADDAVAFVRQDRMNKPQLRQGIPLMGASATRSEYSGQGVAVAIVDTGVDYMNTYLGAAPLASNAKVIGGYDTGEGKADPMDTDGHGTACAGIVAGTVGDTGDYIGGVAPDAKIYALKITDASGQGPDSAIIAAWEWCITHQNDNADNPILIINTSFGGERYTSNCDGTLPDYVTVVQNVTNAGITIFASSGNEGYCDAMGSPACLSGVLSVGAVYDANVGTQSPCVEAECCLTKHANPDDPNCPYNIEESSAADQVTGYSDTASFLTLFAPSTQCYTLQCSAKGSTFNTDFGGTSAASPYAAGAAAALQNSAKEERGAFLSPAQVKSLLVGTGKLITDTKAAVTKPRVNLQAAIGRMLGAGVVAPQSLLLQDE
- a CDS encoding Hpt domain-containing protein, with the protein product MIHEGKNLINLSRMLERFDHDRELVDEVVAVFVSETPERVRRLADAAKQGDMEQLVRLAHSLKGVCGTMHAEPLRELSYQVEMAARAGDAQVAGELIPQLLAMLGELSHYLETAAAGDLPSG
- the rsmI gene encoding 16S rRNA (cytidine(1402)-2'-O)-methyltransferase, whose amino-acid sequence is MHADATGRLFVVATPLGDVADLSPRAARVLAEADVVLAEDTRRTGLLFKRLGLAAKGFSSLHDHNEQARLDQVLGLLAQGLTLALVSDAGTPLLSDPGYRLVRACREAGHAVSPVPGPSAVTAALSAAGLPPYPFTFLGFLPRKTSDIRRLFEKHAQTGATLVFFERKTRLGKTLAAAFSALGERECVVAREMTKTFEEFLPGRLSDLAAAPPEVLGELTVVVGPAMDDGQPTPADEVRRVAAEVAREGLRPKETARRVAARVRGWSAAQVYDLLLVSK
- a CDS encoding CoB--CoM heterodisulfide reductase iron-sulfur subunit A family protein, whose translation is MAKVGVYVCHCGSNIAGVIDVEAVRTFAETLPDVAVARKELFMCSDSGQEMIKQDIRDGLVDKVVVAACTPRTHEPIFRGALSAGGLNKYLFEMANIRDQDSWVHAQNPEGATQKAKRLVASAVGKAAKLRPLEDKYVDVTKAALVIGGGVAGIFSALELAKMGFTTYLVEKEPSIGGVMAMLDKTFPTNDCSACILTPVMVEAGNHPNLELLTYSEVEDVDGYIGNFNVKVRRKQAYVDWAKCTGCGACAEKCPSKVPDEFNMGLSNRRAAYIHFPQAVPKKAVVDMAHCKSCGGRAIGTEPKISEKTGKPILAPCEKACPADAINRTLKWDPAGEIKEIKVGTIVVATGFQVMDKGWFKEMAPDNKNVITALQMERLISATGPTGGKLLRPSDNQKPHTLTFVSCVGSRDEKHHTYCSRVCCMYMIKQARLIKEKYPDLNIYMHFIDVRSPGKDYDEYYTGARRMGINILRGKVGGLEVLPGDNLRVLAYDLDAGSPVEYESDLVILATAMELPPATKKLAQTLGLQFCGSGFFKELHPKLGPVETATEGIFLAGCCQGPKDIPDTVSQAKGAAAAAAVPLCQGRVKIEPTISEVQTEKCSGCGICVPLCPYNAISLKLHAEKPRATIDITQCKGCGVCTAACPSAAIVLHGYEEGQIFAQIAALTA
- a CDS encoding 4Fe-4S dicluster domain-containing protein gives rise to the protein MPAIILDSEKIKDSVRRIMDLGGTGVLKCVQCGACSAVCPGVKAGFPVLCRMLIKKLLEGQFEELVEETSTWGCQACNRCTEVCPQGVRPQEVVFAYRRYQASELAFSSSATTSQMNLYGTGHAVFTEAGPLREKVGLPAKAPTSAYDEKAQKEIQTLLDDSPMGELGLF
- a CDS encoding CoB--CoM heterodisulfide reductase iron-sulfur subunit B family protein is translated as MEKYGLYLGCNIPFKAPDIEQSFRKVFPALGIEVTDLPGAGCCPAWGTAPSFDLTTWCTVSGRNITIAEDLGVPIMTGCNSCFGVLSEAKHFIEADASRKKIVNEKLGAINREFRGTSDIYHISHVLHDTVGVEKIKESLKYSLDGMTIAVQPGCHILWPSDVYHVKEKNSFFPTQLKELVEALGASAPHYSRLEACCGMGGMRSTDVEKSLELFKTKILSIKEELDPDCIATTCSSCFLQFDMSQKTLKERGEIDFEIPVFYYTQLLALAMGFDPANVAAISVTPRDAVIAEIQSETRKVKEEEHS
- a CDS encoding RNA recognition motif domain-containing protein; this translates as MSKKLYVGNLPFTCSEDDVRDHFSPYGEVISVSLISDRETGRARGFGFVEMDDQGASSAVEALDGKPFQGRNLRVNEAQERAPRRPGGGGGDGRPPRRSW
- a CDS encoding single-stranded DNA-binding protein, whose protein sequence is MAGSLNKVILIGRLGQDPKLTYLPSGSPVANFNLATDESYRDRDGNKVEKTEWHRVAVYGRSAEFCGNYLSKGRLVYIEGALRTRKWQGQDGQDRYTTEVVVTSPGHTVQGLDRAQTADAPPGEYGGQPRQERQGEGGRQATRPAPRRDDDLGPAFPSEASGMDDVPF
- a CDS encoding biotin attachment protein, translated to MIDVKSVLEEIKAAPYEEIEIKAPHTGIVTFEVKAPGGKVTAPSGTYLEKPGTLLASITRERNVKPLHALVSGEVATIHLELSGAFVEAGTPLMVLRHYLTKDEVVAAILKRVLHLFCAPERAKYYFIPSVDIKVKSGGCRAVTVKPGMELFIVSRMKREKPLAYDGPEGIIYAIYFQHDDNVEAGQPLIGVCPGSQTGLIQDVVNRVHSDWEERN